The sequence TCTCAGGTCGACCATCCCTGTTTCTGGAACACTGCATCCAGTACAATGGGCGTTGTACAAACAACGAGAACAATGACGGccctattaaataaataataattttttaataaatacatatacatgtaaatgaaatatataaattaaaaataattattacctgTCCGTCAACAAAATGCACAGTGTATTCCCCTTGATGCGGGACAACTCGTCTTACGACCTCATACAAATTTTCAGCATTAACTCTCGATGGCAATCTGACCAAGTGCGGATACCCAAAGAGCTTGGTACTCTTGCGATTGTTTGGCGCTTCATTGGTATCATGCCTCAATACAAGAGGTACATTGAGTATTCGTATTGCTGGCCTCGGTCGACCCGTTTGATCAATTTTAGTAAATGAACTTTTCTCCACTTGTACATTACACACTGGGCACACTCGTGATTCCGTACGGGTCTTGAAGTAGTTCTGTTGGGTAATATACACTGTTCTTTCAGTTCTTACTCTAGTTTACTTCACAAATTacgtgtttatttatttttccataccaaaaaaaattatattatttaatttaattatttattaagagaattcatttttcaatttttttttttccactgagccataatatttgtaaaaaataaaagtattattaaatatttgtgaaACAAACTTTAAtgtaagtaaattatatttaacacCCAATCACCATATTATCCAACAGCCTCAGAACAACAagcgatttaaatattattatattaatcaagttaaattaaaaaaataaataaaaataatttaagtatttaataatcCCTCAGTGTTGTAAGGCAGCATCAGATTAGTCTGAATTGAGTTCCGGACTACGAGAGTACCGGCTTGCAGATTAAACTTAAATAGCGGATCACACGAGTTTCCAATTCGACAATCGCCGCCTCCACTCATTCTCTGAGAAAACGAGTATCCCCGGCATTAAGGCAATAATCAAACTATTTCTGGTTCTCGTGCATGCCATTACGACATTACCCTGCTAGAGTATTAATCGATCTTGTCTCAGACCTTCCCGAggttctttttattttatggcaACATATAATTGTGCCCTGTTTGTAAACCCCAACTGCTAGATTGACACTGCCTTTTATTCATCATTGGgaataaatacttattatttatattttaacattcaaaatttttataaatgtgtaattattatgaatttttatattttcaaagttcCCTGTCACACGCActatttaacataattttattatttattctatgtATTGACTCTCAAGTGAACGACCAAAACAATATGCATGTGGGCAATAATACACAGTAGTCTAACGTACTTTTGCCTTGGACTACACCTTATACTAGTACGAGCCGGAGTAAAAAGCTGTAGCACTCTTTATTACATACTATACTAATAGAGGGAAGCGGATACCGTCTAAACTACCTACATCTTTGTGCTAGGTAAGCTGTTGTACATCATAAAATCTATGCACatggaactttgaaaaatgtgTGGAGCCCTTTTTATGCTTAATAACCAAATTTTCACAtatgtaatgaaaaaaaaaaaaaaaaaattctcacctcTATACAAGGTTCACACATGACAACAGTGCAATTATCGCCACTGTGTCTTTTCAAGTCGCCATCCAACTCTTCTAGGCATATTGTACAAGGACCAATTTCCTCTCCAGAGGAAGTTCCATTTTGACATGGCTCGGTTTCAGTAACTCGATCCGCACTTCCTTCAGGCGTCGATGTATACGCATCTGGTGGATCCGTCAACTCAAATGCGTAAATTGATCTACTTGTATCATTTATACATCTCAACATCAAATTATcatcctttaaaaaaatttaaacaaacaattattttaaactaaataataataaattttatttaaatgtcaagTAGAATGTAGCCTcgtaaataaaactttattcaacGAGAATGTTCTTCcacagttttaatttttatattggagGGTTGTATCAAAGACAATTAAATCTAAACAATATGTCTACTTCTTGCCCTCCGTAATAATTTAAGGAAACAAAGATTAGATATtaggtaattaaaaatagtttaccaatatttttgatatatgATTCTCCAAGACCTCAGCAAATGCAATATTACTGGTATCGACATCTTCTTTACCCAAAGTCTTTAATAATTCTTCCTTGAGTTTACCAATACGTGACTGTTTATTAAACGATACAACGCATCTAACTGGCGGATCATTATTAGCAGGTATGTATGTTACGTTCAACTGTCTCTCCATTGCGTGGGGTAACGGTACAGACAGATACATGAAAGGCTCATAGGTAACCGATACATGTTTACATACTGCACATACAACCTATAATTGATTaacaattacttaataattatcaccaaattaacacataaataataaataatttaaaaaataatgtgcaGTACAATGAACTTTATTTTccggtgtttcaaaaaataaagaggAAATAGTACtgttgatttttaatcttGGAGAAAATAAACGATATTAACCATTTTTTGTCGGCAATAAGACGTAAGTTTCTccattgtaattaaataaatcttaaatttactatccatttaaaatatttataggaaATGTAAGTTAatctaatataaataaatatcattgagAATAACTATAGATAAATGTATGAATGTATATTACCGTGCTTTTGAACTGTCCTTGAAATGTATCAACAATTATACTACGATTGGATCTCAAATGTTTAGCCCAGTGTTTATCAGCTTCTATTTCATCTTGTTCAGCAATAGCACCATTCTCACAATTAACAAATGTTCGTGAGCACAGATTATTATCActtgtattattaatattattatcaatatcaccatcaatatttttatgattttttttttcattatcctCTAATTTCATACGCTTaacattgcacttttctaaCCCATTATTATCACACTCAGTATCGGAATTATTTGACAAACAATcgttattacaattatttttttgaacattgACTTCTTTAATACGTTTGATACTAAgagttttattatcaaaatcatgattttcagtcaaatttgaattatctaACGTTGTTGTTCTACGCAAATTatctttttgaaatttttgagagTCGTAACATATCTCATTATTGCACTCTTGTTGcgttactaaaaaatttgcattacTTGTTTTAGCGTCttttaatatatcatatataccGTGAAGATGAGTTGTTTTTTTCGATAGCTGAGTTAAATCAAGTCTTAATGGATTGTTAGTGTCGTTCATCTCAGCGTCGTATACTTTGTTATAAATGAAACTTGATTTGGTATCAAGAACTTCATCTGAGTCTAATGTTTCCTCATCTTCATTCAATGGTGAACCTCGTGGTGAATTTGCTGTACTATCAAGATCGCCCATCGGAGAATctaaatctaaaatttattttaaataaattttttaaaactaaaattaaattttttttttattattaaattacctttAGGCGAACCAGCCATTGTGACATTAGGACTATTAGGACAATCAGAAGATGGCGAATTATCATAAGTATCCATATAATCATCATTAGCATTAGAATTAGTGTTAGTAGGGGCAGTGACGGCAATGTCATCAGTACTAGCAGCAGTAGAGCTCATCATTGGCGGTGACGATGGTACATTTTCAATCTTTTTATTTGAGTTTATTGAATTGGCAGTGGTAATAGTTGCTGGTACTTGTTGCTGATGTTGTTGCAAACAATTTTTAGCAGACTTGGCTGTATTCATTTGTTCATGCAGTGAATCCAACAAGAGAGCGAGAAATTCTTGACAATCATGTTGCCGATAATCTTTAAACTGTGAATGATAAGCACCCAATGTCTGTTTGAATTCCGTTGGTCTAACTACCATGTATTTACGCGAccacattttaattaataacgcGCTAAAATGTGCCATTAACGAACCAGCTGGCAGTAATTTCTCATCATTCTGCTGTACTTCTAAAAAGTACTGTAATACTGGTGGTGTTGCAGCAAGACACTGCAATCCTGCTGCCATAAAACACGTATTTCCTAAATTCTTAAGACCACAAACACCAGCTGTTGTTGATATTTCTGTAATTATATtcatcatattaataattctcAGTTTAGTCGAGATTTAAAGTTGCTTTTAATAAACTCACCGACAACAGCATCTTCCTGAATGTCCGACGCGTCAGCAAACAGATTGTTGAATGTTCCATTAGGAGGTAGAAAAGGCCCGTGTTCTACTCCTTCAGTATCACTGATTGGCTCAGCTCCTACATCCAAGTAATCGTGGATTGGTGGTGGTGGTAGTGGTATTGCAATAGCACTAGATGCCGGTGTACTTGGTCCATccctattatttaatataatatttagctcagtattcaatataaataatactattcatttatttatttaataaaaacaaaccaTGTCTCTGCGATGCCCATATTCACATCTGCAAGGACATTATCTTCTTGGATTGTAAGATTATGATCCAAGGACGATGTGAGCGGACTTAGACTAGTTGATTCGGAAACTTCCAACTCAGGAATATCAGAAGAGTCATTAATACTCGGTGATTCAATCATTGGAATATCTCCCACTTCAACACCTCCAACTTGGTTATCCATTAGGTTTTTTAACTACcaacaatttataataataatagtaaataacaatGTCTCtcatttattgattattagtGGGTATTTTAAACtgataaaacaataaaaaaactcgataaaaataaatatttttttttaatgtctcaatttatatataaataacataaaaaaaggaGCCGCTTGCTGTAATCAATGCAACCAAGCAATAAATCAAATTCCACTGtacgataaaaatgaaaaataatgaaagaaaaaaaaactatttaccGATTGCTTGGATTTGATCATGacttaacaaaaaaactaagaattaaaaaaaatctaaatcacTGTGAGTCAGATGTACTCCCGTAGTggattgtatataaatatgtatgaaaatatgaagaaaatatatatctatagatgaaaaaaaaaaaattaattttttttgtccataTCACGCGACAATTTCAACGAACGCcattgggaaaaaaaatactcgttTGAGTTTGATGGTAATGATTGTGGGTGATGGATGTTTTTATATACTAATTAGTTATGAAAGGGATATTTAAGTTAATGATGATACCTTTTGTAACAAGTATAGTATTCTCACCGCAACCTCTtctttttaatcgtaaaactATGCCGCCATTGCGGAAAACGGCATGGCCGGTGGCTGTGCACCAGAACGACCATCGTAAAGTTCTCTTTTTCTCCCTGTCTCCCTCTTTATTCTTCTTCTACGTCCTATACACATCGTACACATATTcatgtagatatatattttcctggaataaaatatacattcaaATTAACAGCTAGTGACATctatattctatttttaaattgataattagtacttatatttttatgatactgaaattagccaacgtctaataatttttgaattttttttaaaaaccataaattataaaaaaaaaaatattaaaaaaatttcacctgaagcttttttaattttctacatgcacatacttttaatttttgttgtaattgatttgttgaaaaaaaatccgaaaattgttaactgtttgctaacttcaggattatatatttttttagttgaaaaaaatatgaaaacaaatttaaattgttgatttcttttttaatgcaagggcttgtctttaattattattaaataatacttaaataattttttttaattataaaatgttgattttttttaagtaattgcat comes from Microplitis demolitor isolate Queensland-Clemson2020A chromosome 8, iyMicDemo2.1a, whole genome shotgun sequence and encodes:
- the LOC103576663 gene encoding uncharacterized protein LOC103576663, whose amino-acid sequence is MDNQVGGVEVGDIPMIESPSINDSSDIPELEVSESTSLSPLTSSLDHNLTIQEDNVLADVNMGIAETWDGPSTPASSAIAIPLPPPPIHDYLDVGAEPISDTEGVEHGPFLPPNGTFNNLFADASDIQEDAVVEISTTAGVCGLKNLGNTCFMAAGLQCLAATPPVLQYFLEVQQNDEKLLPAGSLMAHFSALLIKMWSRKYMVVRPTEFKQTLGAYHSQFKDYRQHDCQEFLALLLDSLHEQMNTAKSAKNCLQQHQQQVPATITTANSINSNKKIENVPSSPPMMSSTAASTDDIAVTAPTNTNSNANDDYMDTYDNSPSSDCPNSPNVTMAGSPKDLDSPMGDLDSTANSPRGSPLNEDEETLDSDEVLDTKSSFIYNKVYDAEMNDTNNPLRLDLTQLSKKTTHLHGIYDILKDAKTSNANFLVTQQECNNEICYDSQKFQKDNLRRTTTLDNSNLTENHDFDNKTLSIKRIKEVNVQKNNCNNDCLSNNSDTECDNNGLEKCNVKRMKLEDNEKKNHKNIDGDIDNNINNTSDNNLCSRTFVNCENGAIAEQDEIEADKHWAKHLRSNRSIIVDTFQGQFKSTVVCAVCKHVSVTYEPFMYLSVPLPHAMERQLNVTYIPANNDPPVRCVVSFNKQSRIGKLKEELLKTLGKEDVDTSNIAFAEVLENHISKILDDNLMLRCINDTSRSIYAFELTDPPDAYTSTPEGSADRVTETEPCQNGTSSGEEIGPCTICLEELDGDLKRHSGDNCTVVMCEPCIENYFKTRTESRVCPVCNVQVEKSSFTKIDQTGRPRPAIRILNVPLVLRHDTNEAPNNRKSTKLFGYPHLVRLPSRVNAENLYEVVRRVVPHQGEYTVHFVDGQGRHCSRCLYNAHCTGCSVPETGMVDLRTSDTLAVRYTENVPDIEPPIEHISVRKQRPPDPLSLYDCLQAFSQSEMLDEHNPWFCPKCQRNQCATKTLTVHRYPKYLIVYLKRFVFHECVSMKLDDKVTFPLAGLSLGKNMYDLYACVCHYGGVSAGHYTAYAKNPHTDVWYHYNDEMTSKQKPQEEDFSNAYILFYSRRETNSKPCNL